From one Paenibacillus sp. FSL K6-1330 genomic stretch:
- a CDS encoding Ig-like domain-containing protein — MSLNRKTTKMFLVVVMMLAMVFPTSVFAASGDVTSIEFDTNESKIYLTVNETTEQLRVLANIEGSSTKKDVTNESTWSSSNTRIVKVDGGLIIPLEKGTARITAKFKGAIKTIDVDVKFAIDEFKLDQPDKVEHKLGTEGLTVKALADGTNDVTTEAKWTTSDDSVVKVSKGELTLVGLGSATVTAEYKARKASFTVKVTAPYQKLAIVPGEDLELLVGDAPVELKVFAKQSETDAGMDVTDKIELKSSNSSVAAIEDGKLKPVALGKSTISVSYLGSTAKLDVYVRNPYEALILDQTDFVKNPVLFMNDSITVQAKVRNAASQSIDVAGEWTSSNPLAVSVNGGVITARASGTSNIKVSYLGISKEFTVKVYPTVTKFEAADTEVEVLKGESKSFPKVTGTLLDDEKEDFSSAVIWTSSDEKVVTTEDGKIKAIDAGTATITGKIGSREVATVPVTVNEKVLVLLPDVEEYQLVMGRSIALPKVNAVFEDGKESDVTSSVEWSLTGSAAVIKDGTLKGLTKGSTTLKGTYLNKDIKIPVVVEQEVVKIVVEPEKIDLNIKKSKSIKVTGYYSNGKTVSLSSKMNWSSSDSAIVTVSKTSVKAVAEGTATITGSYQGKEATVKVNVVPKLKKLTVSEKKLNLKPGDVKTVTVTAEFDTGAKTNVGDTAVWTTSNSSVAKVTNGRIEAIAKGTARIKGQYNSKTVSITVSVK, encoded by the coding sequence ATGAGCTTAAACAGAAAGACAACGAAGATGTTTCTTGTCGTTGTGATGATGTTGGCGATGGTTTTTCCAACCAGCGTATTCGCCGCCTCCGGGGACGTAACGTCGATTGAATTTGATACGAACGAGAGCAAAATTTACTTAACCGTTAATGAAACAACGGAACAACTTCGAGTATTGGCTAACATTGAAGGCTCTTCTACGAAGAAGGATGTAACCAATGAATCGACGTGGAGTTCGTCCAACACAAGAATCGTAAAGGTTGACGGTGGACTCATTATTCCACTGGAGAAAGGTACGGCTCGAATTACGGCAAAATTCAAAGGCGCGATCAAAACGATTGATGTTGATGTCAAATTTGCCATTGACGAGTTTAAACTGGATCAGCCGGATAAAGTGGAACATAAGCTTGGAACGGAAGGTCTAACCGTCAAAGCGTTGGCTGACGGAACGAACGACGTAACAACAGAAGCGAAGTGGACCACTTCCGATGACAGCGTAGTAAAAGTAAGTAAAGGCGAACTGACCCTTGTAGGTTTGGGAAGCGCAACCGTGACTGCGGAATACAAAGCACGTAAGGCTTCCTTTACGGTCAAAGTCACGGCACCTTACCAAAAGCTTGCGATCGTCCCGGGCGAAGATCTGGAGCTCTTAGTTGGCGATGCACCTGTTGAGCTGAAAGTATTCGCCAAGCAGTCGGAGACCGATGCAGGTATGGATGTAACGGATAAGATCGAGCTGAAATCGTCCAATTCTTCCGTAGCTGCAATAGAGGATGGCAAGCTAAAACCGGTTGCGTTGGGTAAATCTACGATCAGCGTGAGCTATCTGGGTTCAACGGCCAAACTGGATGTGTATGTGCGCAATCCATATGAAGCTTTAATTCTGGATCAGACGGATTTCGTCAAGAATCCGGTGCTGTTTATGAATGATTCGATTACGGTACAAGCCAAGGTTCGCAACGCGGCTTCGCAATCCATTGACGTGGCAGGGGAATGGACCTCATCCAACCCGCTGGCCGTATCCGTTAATGGAGGTGTGATTACAGCTAGAGCTTCGGGAACCTCCAACATCAAGGTGAGTTACTTGGGAATCAGCAAAGAATTCACGGTAAAGGTTTATCCGACCGTGACCAAGTTTGAGGCAGCCGATACGGAAGTGGAAGTGCTCAAAGGCGAATCCAAATCTTTCCCTAAAGTGACGGGAACGCTTCTGGACGACGAGAAAGAGGATTTCAGCAGTGCGGTTATCTGGACTTCCAGCGATGAGAAAGTGGTAACGACTGAAGACGGCAAAATCAAAGCCATTGACGCCGGTACAGCAACAATCACCGGTAAGATTGGTTCCAGAGAGGTAGCGACGGTGCCGGTTACCGTCAATGAAAAAGTGCTGGTGCTGCTGCCGGATGTAGAAGAGTATCAGTTGGTTATGGGCAGAAGCATTGCGCTGCCGAAAGTAAATGCTGTATTTGAAGATGGCAAGGAGAGCGATGTGACCTCCTCCGTTGAATGGTCACTGACGGGCTCGGCAGCTGTCATTAAGGACGGTACGCTTAAGGGATTAACCAAAGGTTCGACGACACTGAAAGGAACTTACTTGAATAAAGACATCAAGATTCCGGTAGTGGTTGAACAGGAAGTTGTAAAAATCGTTGTAGAGCCCGAGAAAATCGATCTCAACATCAAGAAATCCAAATCGATTAAAGTTACAGGCTACTACAGTAATGGCAAGACGGTTTCTCTCTCCTCCAAGATGAATTGGAGCTCGTCGGACAGCGCGATTGTGACGGTATCCAAAACGTCTGTTAAAGCGGTTGCCGAAGGTACGGCTACGATTACGGGTTCTTACCAAGGCAAAGAGGCCACAGTTAAGGTAAACGTAGTTCCGAAATTGAAGAAATTAACGGTAAGCGAGAAGAAACTGAATCTGAAGCCCGGTGACGTTAAGACTGTAACGGTTACTGCTGAATTCGATACCGGCGCGAAAACAAATGTTGGAGACACCGCCGTTTGGACAACCAGCAACTCCAGCGTTGCCAAAGTAACGAACGGACGTATTGAAGCGATCGCGAAGGGAACCGCCCGCATTAAAGGGCAGTACAATTCCAAGACCGTATCCATCACCGTCTCTGTCAAATAG
- a CDS encoding methyltransferase domain-containing protein, with protein MSVNHENQLVNTKVPIELLFTDFIPEEGTRDIPYFTERWYEHHKRFANKPVIRFSPHKQLYHYFMKRADFPSMYLDWYHTIFSSRNLVPPLSDTQIIDQRFVQYNIMKGALSKKQTSYFQQDPPLVKYNGNGGYFNLKDGHHRTAFLHCHGVKQVWVSMTQQDYDQWKNAEVLGSVLEVFQQQQRTLIYTPILHPSFMDLKSERDDIYPTRLDLILEYLNTTSITGKKVIDIGCNIGYYARHFTREGAIVTGVEALTEHYELAQRLNHLERVYFDLRKERFETSNLIERYDIGLLLTVFYHMMKDVNARDAFLRKINQTVEEMLFWESGDQPELEKAILLGSTHFDHYEKLGITTGTGKTRELGVFRKSKG; from the coding sequence ATGTCTGTAAACCATGAGAATCAACTTGTGAATACGAAAGTACCAATTGAATTGTTGTTTACGGATTTCATACCGGAAGAAGGCACTAGGGATATTCCCTATTTTACGGAGCGTTGGTATGAGCACCACAAACGCTTTGCCAATAAGCCCGTTATTCGCTTTTCCCCGCATAAACAACTGTATCATTATTTTATGAAGCGGGCCGATTTTCCAAGCATGTATTTGGATTGGTATCATACCATCTTTTCTTCCAGAAACCTTGTTCCTCCTCTATCTGATACTCAGATCATAGATCAGCGTTTTGTTCAATATAACATAATGAAGGGAGCCCTTTCGAAGAAACAAACCTCCTATTTTCAGCAGGATCCACCATTGGTTAAATACAACGGAAATGGTGGTTACTTTAATCTTAAGGACGGTCATCATCGCACTGCATTTCTTCATTGTCATGGCGTCAAACAGGTATGGGTTAGCATGACTCAGCAGGATTATGATCAATGGAAAAACGCAGAGGTGCTCGGGTCTGTATTGGAAGTTTTTCAGCAGCAACAACGAACTCTCATATATACTCCCATTCTGCACCCCTCGTTCATGGATCTAAAAAGCGAACGGGATGACATCTATCCGACGAGACTTGACTTGATTCTTGAATATCTGAATACAACTTCAATTACAGGGAAAAAGGTAATCGATATCGGCTGCAATATCGGGTATTATGCCCGTCACTTTACAAGAGAAGGGGCAATTGTAACGGGAGTAGAGGCTTTGACCGAGCATTATGAACTGGCTCAACGACTGAATCATCTGGAAAGAGTTTATTTTGATTTGCGGAAAGAGCGATTTGAGACATCCAATCTGATCGAACGATACGATATTGGCCTGTTGTTAACCGTATTTTATCATATGATGAAAGACGTGAATGCTCGTGATGCATTCTTACGTAAAATTAACCAGACCGTTGAGGAAATGTTGTTTTGGGAATCCGGAGATCAACCGGAGCTTGAAAAGGCAATTTTACTGGGCAGCACGCATTTTGATCATTATGAGAAGCTTGGTATAACGACAGGTACAGGTAAAACGAGAGAGCTCGGGGTATTTCGGAAATCGAAAGGTTAA
- the pgsA gene encoding CDP-diacylglycerol--glycerol-3-phosphate 3-phosphatidyltransferase, whose product MNLANRITIARMLLIPLFILFFAEYPLWLTEKSGFFGFIHVYGTNIALGIFLLASATDKLDGYIARKYNQITNLGKLLDPLADKLLISVALIMMVQSGMVATWIAVVIIAREFVITGLRMVASEQGIALSADSLGKLKMVLQVIAIAAVLLDNYPFQLITMIQVDEFLMLAAVALTIYSGIHYLLNNYKLIKLN is encoded by the coding sequence ATGAACCTTGCCAACCGTATTACGATAGCCAGAATGCTGTTGATTCCATTATTTATTCTTTTTTTTGCAGAATACCCATTATGGTTGACCGAGAAAAGCGGCTTTTTCGGATTCATTCATGTTTATGGAACCAACATCGCGCTGGGTATATTCCTTCTTGCTTCGGCTACGGACAAGCTGGACGGTTATATCGCGAGGAAATACAATCAAATTACGAATCTCGGAAAATTACTGGACCCGCTCGCGGATAAACTGCTCATATCGGTCGCCTTAATCATGATGGTTCAATCAGGGATGGTTGCGACATGGATAGCCGTTGTCATCATTGCGCGGGAATTTGTTATCACAGGGCTTAGGATGGTCGCATCCGAGCAGGGAATCGCATTGTCCGCTGACAGTCTCGGGAAATTGAAAATGGTGCTTCAGGTGATAGCCATTGCAGCGGTATTGCTGGACAATTATCCGTTTCAGCTCATCACTATGATTCAAGTGGACGAATTTCTCATGCTAGCCGCAGTAGCCTTGACGATATACTCGGGCATTCATTATCTGTTGAACAATTATAAACTCATTAAATTGAACTGA